The DNA sequence TGAAACCGGTGACACAACTGGCGGACGAACTTGCGCTTGAGAAGAAAGAGCTTCTGCCCTACGGCCATCACATCGGCAAGCTCGATTACATCAGCATACTGAAACGCCTCGCGAACAAGCCCGACGGGAAATTCGTCGAGATAACCGCGATCACACCCACGCCGCTCGGCGAGGGGAAATCGACGACGACGATGGGTCTTGTGCAAGGATTGGGAAAGCGCGGCAAGAAGGTCATCGGCGCTATACGCCAGCCGTCGGGCGGACCGATATTCAATATCAAAGGTTCTGCCGCGGGCGGCGGTCTCTCGCAGTGCATACCGCTCACCGAATTCAGCCTCGGCCTTACCGGCGACATCGATGCGATAACGAACGCGCATAATCTCTGCATGGTGGCGCTCACAAGCCGCATGCAGCACGAATTCAATTACGATGATGCATTCCTGTCAAAAAAGAATTTGAAACGGCTCGACATCGATCCCGATAACATCCAGATCAAATGGGCGATAGACTTCTGCGCTCAGGCCATGCGCGACATCATCATCGGCATGGGCGGACGGATGGACGGCTTTCTCATGCGAAGCGGTTTTCAGATAACCGTGTCCTCCGAACTCATGGCGATACTCGCCGTCGCCCGCGATCTCAAGGACATGCGCGAACGCATCGGCCGCATGGTCGTCGCCTATTCCAAAAAGGGCGAAGCGGTCTCTGCCGACGATCTTGAAGTGGCGGGCGCAATGACGGCCATCATGTCAAAGGCGATATTCCCCAATCTCATGCAGACTATCGAAGGGCAGCCGGTGCTCGTGCACGCAGGACCGTTCGCCAATATCGCCATCGGCCAGTCGTCGATACTCGCCGACCGCATCGGGCTTAAGCTCGCCGATTATCATGTCACCGAAAGCGGTTTCGGCGCGGATATCGGTTTTGAGAAATTCTGGAACCTCAAATGCCGCATGAGCGGGCTTACGCCGAACTGCTCGGTCATCGTTGCCACCGTGCGCGCGCTCAAGATGCACGGCGGCGGTCCGAAGGTGGTGCCGGGGAAGCCGCTCGACAAGGCGTACACGGAAAAGAACATCGCCCTCGTCGATAAAGGCGTCGCGAATCTCATCGCACATATCGAAACGGTGAAGAAAAGCGGCGTCCCCCCTGTCGTATGCATCAATCATTTCTATACCGACGATGACGGCGAGGTCGCGGCGATTCGCAAAGCTGCCGAAGCGGCTGGCGCGCGCGTTGCGCTCTCGAAGCATTGGGAAAAGGGCGGCGACGGCGCGCTTGAACTTGCCGATGCCGTTATGGATGCCTGCAAGGAAAAGCCGAATTTCAAATTCCTCTACGATCTCGCCGAACCGGTGGAGCAGCGCATCGAAAAAATAGCGAAGGAAGTGTATGGCGCCGACGGTGTATCGTACACGCCGGAAGCAAAGGCGAAGATAGAGAAGCTCAATGCTGACCCTGTCGTTAAAACACTCGGCACCTGCATGGTGAAAACGCATCTGTCGCTCTCGCATGACCCCACGCTCAAGGGGCGACCCAAGGGATTCACGCTCCCCGTGCGCGATGTGATGATGTTCCGCGGCGCAGGCTTCGTCGTTCCTATCGCGGGCGACATCAAGCTCATGCCGGGTACGGCCTCCGATGCGGCGTTCCGACGTATTGACGTGGACGTAGAATCGGGTAAAGTGAAGGGACTATTCTAGCAGCAGCCGGACCTCGAGCGGAGTCGAGAGGTTCGTCTGCGCGATAAAAAAGGAGATCGGATAATGGCTCTCAACGGAAAACTGAATATCATCGCCGAGAAGATAAACGACTCGGTACCCTCGACGCATGAGCTTTTTGAGAAAGGCGATATGCAGGCGATAATCGCTCTCGCGAAGGAACAGGCCGACGGCGCGACATTCATCGATGTCAATATAGGACCGCGCGACCCCAAGCTCATGGAAGAGCTCATCACGTCGATACAATCCCTCGTGACCGTGCCCCTTTCCATCGACACGCCGTCATTCGAGATAGCCGAGCGTGCGCTCAAAACGTACGATCCGGCGAAAGCGGGCGGAAAGAAACCGCTCCTCAATTCGATAAGTCTCGGACGTCTTGAGATGTTCGATCTCCTGAAGATACAGCCGTTCAAGGCGATACTCATGTCGAGCGAGCGTCATGTGAACAATGAGACGGTACAGAACTGTGTGGCCGCGGACATACTCGAAGCGGCCAAACAGATGTATGCGCATGCGAAAAAGCACGGCCTCACGAACGACGATATGGTGTTCGACCCCACCATCGCCCCCATCGGGAGCGATTATCAGGGGCTTACGAAGATGACGATCGGCGGCATTGCGCTCATCGGCAAGGAAGCGCAATTCAAGGGCTGTCACATGTCGGTGGGCCTTTCCAATTTCACCGTGCAGATCCCGAGCAAGACGAAATCCGGCGCGCTCGTAAAGACGCCGCTCGAAAGCGCCTTCCTCACGCTTGCGGTGCCCGGCGGCCTTGACTACTGCGTCGGCAGCACGAAGAAAAAATATGAGATCCTCACCGACGATCACCCGGCGATGAAGACGCTCAACGACGTGATGAAGCTTGAAGCCTTCGATATACTTACGCGTGTGCAGGAATTCTATAACAGCTAGGGAAACAACCCCTATCCCCGCCCTTCGGGCACCCCTTTCCCCTTTGTAAGGCGTGCGCCAAGGATGGCGCAGCTGACGGCGGCCATGGATGGCCAAAGCCGCCACGGGGAAAGGGGAAAGACACAAGGAGATCGTATGCCGCAGCTATCAGAAAAATTCGCAGGCACTTCGTTCATTCACGGGGTCGAACTCGTGAGCACCCGCGGCCTACTTTCCGTGGAAGGCGAGAAAACGAACGCCGCTGCGAATGAGCTTATGGATTCGGGGCTGTTCGATTTCATCAGTATAACCGATAACCCCGGCGGCAATCCCATGCTCTCTCCCGAAGTGCTCGGTAAGCCGCTCCTTGCGAAAGGCCATAACGTCAACATTCACATGGCATGCAAGGACAGGAATCGCAACGGGCTTGAGATGCGCGCCTGGCAGCTCGCGAGCGACGGGTTCAATAATATCCTTGCGCTCACCGGCGATTATCCCGCACCGGGGTATCGCGGTGTTGCGCGTCCCGTGTTCGACATCGATGCGGTGGCGCTCACGAAAATGTACATGGATATGAACGCCGGCCTTGAGGTGCCGTCGATGAAGAAGGATGCGCCCCCCTCGCGGCTGTCGAAAACGAACTTCTTCGTGTCAGCAGCGGTAAGCCCGTTCAAAAAGCATGAGGGCGAATATATGTCGCAGCTTTTCAAAATGGAGAAGAAGATACGCGCGGGCGCTTCGTTCTTCCTGCTCCAGCTGGGATACGACGTCCGCAAATGGGCGGAACTTCTCACCTACAACCGCATGCGGAATATCACCACCCCGATGATAGCGAATATCTATCTTCTCACCAAGGGAGTGGCGAAGGTGTTCCACGACGAGCGCATTGCCGGATGTAATGTATCGCCGGCACTCCTTCAAGCGGCATCCAAAGCGGCTGAATCGCCGGACAAAGGGAAGGCGTTCTTCCTCGAATTCGCGGCGAAGCAGTGGGCGGTGGCCAAGGGGCTCGGTTTCCGCGGCGTGTACATCGGCGGTACGCATAAGCTCGATGAGGTACGCAAGATCAAGGAAATGGCGGAAAAATTCTCGCCGAATGACTGGAAAGGTTTCTATAAAGAGCTGTCATATCCTCTCCCCGGTGAATTCTATCTCTTCAAAACCGATGATGCCCTCATGCCGAAACAGGAATATGTCGACTCCTACACGCGCTCGAAGAAGGCGATACGACGGTTCTTCCGCGTGATCATCACCGAGCCCATCATCTACCGCATCAGCCGAGTCGTTCACTTCTTCCTTTTCAAGAAGTGGTCGCCGTTCTATCATCTCATGCGCCTCTTTTACCGGATCATCGATAAGAAAACACCGATCGAGAAATTCTTTCACTTCGGGGAACATATCTCAAAAGCAGCGCTCTACGGCTGCCATGACTGCGGCGACTGCTCGCTCACCGAGATAGCGTATCTCTGCCCCGAGGAAAAATGTTCGAAGAATCAGCGCAACGGCCCCTGCGGCGGATCGCGCAAGGGGAAATGCGAGGTCGACGACAAGAAATGCATATGGCTTCGCGCCTATCGCCGGCTTAAGCCGCATAATGAGGAGCGCGAGCCGTATGACGGACCGATCGTCATATGCGACGCGAAATTCCGCAATACCAGCGGGTGGCAGAATTTCTACCTGGGAAGGGATCATAGCAGATAGGGAGCTTACCCCTTTCCCGTAGAGCGGGTCACCCTCCCACAGCGGGCTCGCCCAGCCCCTTGTTCGCCTTCGGCTCACCGACGGCAGGGATTGGCTGATCATCGTGCCCCTTTTCGCACAGCGCGATGTCCCTTTTCCCCTTGCCAGTATTCGCTTTCATAGCTACTCTATCTGCTATCGGAGGCGATATGAAAACCATCGGCTTTATCGACTACTTTCTCGACGAATGGCATGCGAACAATTATCCGCAATGGATACGCGAAAGCGCGGTGTCCGGCTGGGGGGTGAAATACGGCTATGCCATGCAGGATGCGCCGGCACCGGGGCTGACCACCGATGCGTGGTGCGCAAAATTCGGCGTCACGAAGTGTTCTTCAATGGAAGAGATCATCGATCGCTCGGACGCGCTTATCGTCCTTTCGCCGAACAATCCCGAGCAGCATGAAGCGCTCTGCAAA is a window from the Spirochaetota bacterium genome containing:
- a CDS encoding formate--tetrahydrofolate ligase, with protein sequence MPKLDPTKMADWQIADAAAETMKPVTQLADELALEKKELLPYGHHIGKLDYISILKRLANKPDGKFVEITAITPTPLGEGKSTTTMGLVQGLGKRGKKVIGAIRQPSGGPIFNIKGSAAGGGLSQCIPLTEFSLGLTGDIDAITNAHNLCMVALTSRMQHEFNYDDAFLSKKNLKRLDIDPDNIQIKWAIDFCAQAMRDIIIGMGGRMDGFLMRSGFQITVSSELMAILAVARDLKDMRERIGRMVVAYSKKGEAVSADDLEVAGAMTAIMSKAIFPNLMQTIEGQPVLVHAGPFANIAIGQSSILADRIGLKLADYHVTESGFGADIGFEKFWNLKCRMSGLTPNCSVIVATVRALKMHGGGPKVVPGKPLDKAYTEKNIALVDKGVANLIAHIETVKKSGVPPVVCINHFYTDDDGEVAAIRKAAEAAGARVALSKHWEKGGDGALELADAVMDACKEKPNFKFLYDLAEPVEQRIEKIAKEVYGADGVSYTPEAKAKIEKLNADPVVKTLGTCMVKTHLSLSHDPTLKGRPKGFTLPVRDVMMFRGAGFVVPIAGDIKLMPGTASDAAFRRIDVDVESGKVKGLF
- a CDS encoding dihydropteroate synthase, with protein sequence MALNGKLNIIAEKINDSVPSTHELFEKGDMQAIIALAKEQADGATFIDVNIGPRDPKLMEELITSIQSLVTVPLSIDTPSFEIAERALKTYDPAKAGGKKPLLNSISLGRLEMFDLLKIQPFKAILMSSERHVNNETVQNCVAADILEAAKQMYAHAKKHGLTNDDMVFDPTIAPIGSDYQGLTKMTIGGIALIGKEAQFKGCHMSVGLSNFTVQIPSKTKSGALVKTPLESAFLTLAVPGGLDYCVGSTKKKYEILTDDHPAMKTLNDVMKLEAFDILTRVQEFYNS
- a CDS encoding methylenetetrahydrofolate reductase C-terminal domain-containing protein, coding for MPQLSEKFAGTSFIHGVELVSTRGLLSVEGEKTNAAANELMDSGLFDFISITDNPGGNPMLSPEVLGKPLLAKGHNVNIHMACKDRNRNGLEMRAWQLASDGFNNILALTGDYPAPGYRGVARPVFDIDAVALTKMYMDMNAGLEVPSMKKDAPPSRLSKTNFFVSAAVSPFKKHEGEYMSQLFKMEKKIRAGASFFLLQLGYDVRKWAELLTYNRMRNITTPMIANIYLLTKGVAKVFHDERIAGCNVSPALLQAASKAAESPDKGKAFFLEFAAKQWAVAKGLGFRGVYIGGTHKLDEVRKIKEMAEKFSPNDWKGFYKELSYPLPGEFYLFKTDDALMPKQEYVDSYTRSKKAIRRFFRVIITEPIIYRISRVVHFFLFKKWSPFYHLMRLFYRIIDKKTPIEKFFHFGEHISKAALYGCHDCGDCSLTEIAYLCPEEKCSKNQRNGPCGGSRKGKCEVDDKKCIWLRAYRRLKPHNEEREPYDGPIVICDAKFRNTSGWQNFYLGRDHSR